The proteins below come from a single Mesorhizobium loti genomic window:
- a CDS encoding nodulation protein NopC, translating to MVAAIGSGGGNIGVSLAQKGRGHSNGQPHQGSTGSSSQSRPVGGSEPADRPTISDQAAVQSEFESTLRAVALQIASDAMDEAEDAMAETEEDA from the coding sequence ATGGTCGCAGCAATTGGTAGTGGAGGTGGCAACATCGGTGTTTCCTTGGCCCAAAAGGGCCGTGGACATTCGAATGGACAGCCGCATCAAGGATCCACCGGGTCTTCTAGTCAGAGCAGGCCGGTTGGCGGGAGCGAACCGGCGGATCGTCCAACCATTTCTGACCAAGCTGCAGTTCAAAGCGAGTTCGAAAGCACTCTTCGTGCGGTTGCGCTGCAAATTGCGAGCGATGCCATGGATGAAGCGGAGGATGCTATGGCAGAAACTGAAGAGGATGCCTGA
- the sctV gene encoding type III secretion system export apparatus subunit SctV, whose product MANVLRNFIERAPANPDLMVALMLLLAVAMMVMPIPIMVIDTLIGFNMGLAILLLLVALYVSTPLDFSSLPGVILISTVFRLALTIATTRLILAEGEAGSIIHTFGDFVISGNIVVGFVIFLVVTMVQFMVLAKGAERVAEVAARFTLDALPGKQMAVDAELRNGHIDANESRRRRATLERESQLYGAMDGAMKFVKGDAIAGLVVIFINMLGGISIGLLSKGMSFGEVLHHYTLLTIGDALISQIPALLLSITAATIVTRVTGAASSNLGTDIVKQLTASKRALRLAACVLVVMGFVPGFPLPVFLILAAVFAAASIVKGDVPGAGKVDAGTAAPVEKETVPAEACPIAFFLAPSLTHAIDQVELQQHIARVSQLVSADLGIVVPRIPVAVDQQLPESQFRIDVEGVPVEQDLINPTQLTLTDDLASIESSGIPFRHDPEMDKIWVEQSHAPALNAAGIGHHRPSERLALRIHATLTRYAPRLVGIQETRHLLGRMEQEYADLVKEVLRTTPIPRIADVLRRLLDEGIPIRNTRLVLEALAEWSEREQNVALLTEYVRSGMKRQICHRYATHGIVPAFVIERETEDFMRSAVRDSAAGPYLVLEDRQSEALLSQMRQILSSAAPGQTLPVVLTSMDVRRFVRGFLSRNGIDLAVLSYQDLASDFTIQPAGSIKLRLEPILERHGNRAISALPPTDSQSAR is encoded by the coding sequence ATGGCCAACGTTTTGCGTAACTTCATCGAGCGTGCGCCGGCCAACCCGGACTTAATGGTCGCGTTGATGCTGCTTCTAGCCGTAGCTATGATGGTCATGCCAATCCCGATCATGGTGATCGACACGCTGATCGGATTCAATATGGGATTGGCCATACTGCTGCTATTGGTCGCCCTGTATGTCAGCACGCCACTCGATTTTTCGTCGTTGCCCGGCGTCATTTTGATATCCACGGTATTCCGTCTGGCGCTCACCATCGCAACGACGCGACTGATCCTGGCCGAGGGGGAGGCAGGTAGCATCATCCACACCTTCGGCGATTTCGTAATCTCAGGCAATATCGTCGTAGGTTTTGTCATATTTCTGGTCGTGACCATGGTGCAATTCATGGTCCTCGCGAAGGGCGCCGAACGTGTCGCAGAAGTGGCGGCGCGCTTCACGCTCGACGCTCTGCCGGGCAAGCAAATGGCGGTCGACGCAGAGTTACGCAACGGCCACATCGATGCCAACGAATCGCGCAGGCGGCGCGCCACATTGGAGAGGGAAAGCCAACTTTATGGCGCGATGGATGGCGCGATGAAATTTGTGAAGGGCGACGCCATTGCCGGGCTGGTGGTTATCTTCATCAACATGCTGGGTGGGATTTCGATCGGCCTGCTCTCGAAGGGCATGTCGTTCGGCGAGGTGCTGCATCACTATACTCTGCTGACGATAGGTGATGCGTTGATCTCGCAGATTCCGGCCCTGCTGCTCTCAATTACGGCGGCGACCATCGTCACTCGCGTAACTGGGGCTGCAAGTTCCAACCTTGGTACGGACATAGTCAAGCAACTCACCGCCAGTAAGCGAGCATTGCGGCTGGCGGCCTGCGTCTTGGTTGTGATGGGGTTCGTTCCTGGTTTCCCCCTGCCCGTCTTTCTGATCTTGGCCGCAGTCTTCGCCGCGGCAAGCATTGTCAAGGGTGATGTGCCGGGCGCCGGCAAGGTCGATGCTGGAACTGCAGCGCCAGTAGAGAAGGAAACCGTCCCTGCAGAGGCATGTCCGATCGCCTTCTTCCTTGCGCCGAGCCTTACGCATGCGATCGACCAAGTTGAATTGCAACAGCACATTGCACGCGTTTCGCAACTAGTCTCAGCCGATCTCGGCATTGTCGTTCCGCGCATCCCGGTCGCGGTCGACCAGCAGCTGCCCGAGTCGCAATTCAGGATAGATGTCGAGGGCGTGCCAGTCGAACAGGATTTGATTAATCCGACACAGCTCACCCTCACAGACGATCTGGCGAGCATTGAATCGAGCGGCATCCCATTTCGGCATGATCCAGAAATGGACAAAATCTGGGTCGAACAAAGCCATGCGCCGGCTCTCAATGCCGCCGGCATCGGGCATCACCGTCCCAGCGAACGCCTCGCGTTGCGTATCCATGCGACCTTGACCCGCTATGCACCGCGCTTGGTGGGCATCCAAGAAACCCGCCATTTGCTGGGTCGCATGGAGCAGGAATACGCTGATCTGGTGAAGGAGGTGCTGCGCACCACGCCGATCCCTCGGATTGCCGATGTGCTGCGCCGCCTGCTGGATGAAGGTATCCCCATCCGCAATACCCGACTCGTCTTGGAGGCATTGGCCGAATGGAGCGAACGTGAGCAAAACGTCGCACTGCTCACGGAATACGTTCGTTCTGGCATGAAGCGGCAGATCTGTCACCGCTATGCCACACACGGAATCGTGCCCGCCTTCGTTATCGAACGTGAGACTGAGGATTTCATGCGCAGCGCCGTTCGGGATTCGGCCGCAGGCCCATATCTCGTGTTAGAGGATCGGCAAAGCGAAGCGCTGCTGTCACAGATGCGTCAGATCCTTTCCAGCGCAGCACCGGGTCAGACCCTCCCTGTCGTATTGACTTCAATGGATGTCCGACGTTTCGTCCGCGGTTTTCTAAGCCGAAACGGGATCGATCTTGCTGTTCTGTCTTATCAGGACCTCGCCTCCGACTTCACGATTCAGCCCGCCGGATCGATCAAGCTCCGACTGGAACCAATATTGGAACGTCACGGAAACCGCGCAATATCGGCGTTGCCGCCAACTGACAGCCAAAGCGCTCGATGA
- a CDS encoding IS66 family transposase, whose translation MAMTADQLPDDPDALKAMVLARDVENARLIQIIRELQRHRFGRRAETLPEDQLLLGLEEAEQIEAAGKEAKDQSAPAERLAKAAKRRANRGALPPHLPRVEMVVDIEDHACPCCRNGLHRIGEDVSERLDIVPAQLRVIVVRRPKYACRACEDVVVQAPAPARLIEGGLPTEATVAQVLVSKYADHLPLYRQAQIYARQGINLDRSTLADWVGRAAWHLRPVHERLLASLKASPKLFADETTAPVLDPGRGRTKTGQLWAYARDDRPWDGADPPGVAYVYAPDRKAERPIAHLAGFTGILQVDGYGGYRVLADKSGVTLAFCWAHVRRRFYELAAAGPAPIASEALRRIAELYKIEDDIRGRLAEQRRTVRQERSSPVVADFEPWLREKLGLISQKTKLAEAIRYTLSRWEGLSRFLDDGRVEIDSNTVERSIRPIALNRKNALFAGSDGGAEHWAVIASLIETCKLNSVEPLGYLTDVLTRIVSGHPNSQIDDLLPWAYITAPELKAVA comes from the coding sequence ATGGCGATGACGGCTGACCAGCTTCCCGACGATCCGGACGCGCTGAAGGCGATGGTCCTGGCGCGCGACGTTGAGAATGCCCGCCTGATCCAGATCATCAGGGAATTGCAGCGTCACCGCTTCGGCCGCCGTGCCGAGACGCTGCCGGAAGATCAGCTTCTGCTGGGATTGGAAGAGGCCGAGCAAATCGAGGCCGCCGGCAAGGAGGCGAAGGATCAGTCTGCTCCCGCCGAGCGTCTGGCAAAGGCTGCGAAGCGCCGGGCCAACCGGGGCGCGCTGCCGCCCCATCTTCCTCGTGTCGAGATGGTCGTCGACATCGAGGACCATGCTTGCCCGTGCTGCCGCAACGGCCTGCATCGGATCGGCGAAGACGTGAGCGAGCGGCTCGACATCGTGCCGGCGCAGCTGCGCGTGATCGTGGTTCGCCGGCCCAAATATGCGTGCCGCGCTTGCGAGGACGTTGTCGTGCAGGCTCCGGCGCCCGCCCGGCTGATCGAGGGCGGTTTGCCGACCGAAGCGACGGTTGCCCAGGTTCTGGTCTCCAAATATGCCGATCACCTGCCGCTCTACCGTCAGGCGCAGATCTACGCCCGGCAGGGCATCAATCTCGATCGCTCGACGCTCGCCGACTGGGTTGGCCGCGCCGCCTGGCATCTGCGTCCGGTGCACGAGAGATTGCTTGCAAGCCTGAAGGCTTCACCGAAGCTCTTCGCTGACGAAACCACGGCGCCGGTGCTCGATCCCGGCCGCGGTAGAACCAAGACCGGGCAACTCTGGGCCTATGCCCGCGACGACCGGCCATGGGATGGCGCCGATCCGCCGGGTGTGGCCTATGTCTATGCGCCGGATCGAAAGGCGGAGCGGCCAATCGCTCATCTCGCGGGCTTCACCGGAATCCTGCAGGTCGACGGCTATGGCGGCTATCGCGTGCTGGCCGACAAAAGCGGCGTGACGCTTGCCTTCTGCTGGGCACACGTCCGCCGCCGCTTCTACGAACTGGCCGCGGCCGGTCCGGCGCCGATCGCCAGCGAGGCGCTCAGGCGGATCGCCGAGCTCTACAAGATCGAGGACGACATCCGCGGCCGATTGGCCGAGCAGCGTCGCACCGTGCGTCAGGAAAGGAGCAGTCCGGTCGTCGCCGATTTTGAACCTTGGCTGCGCGAGAAACTCGGCCTCATCAGCCAGAAGACGAAGCTCGCCGAGGCCATCCGCTACACGCTCTCACGCTGGGAAGGGCTCTCCAGGTTCCTCGACGACGGCCGCGTCGAAATCGACTCCAACACCGTCGAGCGCTCCATCCGACCCATCGCGCTGAACCGCAAAAACGCACTCTTCGCCGGCTCCGACGGAGGCGCCGAGCACTGGGCCGTCATCGCCTCGCTCATCGAGACCTGCAAGCTCAACAGCGTCGAGCCGCTCGGTTACCTCACCGATGTCCTGACCAGGATCGTCAGTGGCCACCCGAATAGCCAGATCGACGACCTGCTGCCCTGGGCCTACATCACGGCGCCCGAGCTCAAGGCCGTGGCCTGA
- the tnpB gene encoding IS66 family insertion sequence element accessory protein TnpB, producing the protein MIGPTGAVKVMVATKPVDFRKGAEGLAALVRETMGADPFSGAIYVFRAKRTDRIKLIFWDGTGVCLYAKRLEDGEFRWPKVQDGVMRLTAAQLSALLEGLDWRRVHEAHRTRVPVQAG; encoded by the coding sequence GTGATCGGACCGACGGGGGCGGTCAAGGTAATGGTGGCGACGAAGCCGGTTGACTTCCGCAAGGGCGCGGAAGGGCTGGCCGCACTTGTGCGTGAGACGATGGGCGCCGATCCGTTCAGTGGCGCGATTTACGTCTTCCGCGCCAAGCGGACGGACCGGATCAAGCTGATCTTCTGGGATGGCACCGGCGTCTGCCTTTACGCCAAGCGCCTGGAGGACGGCGAGTTCCGCTGGCCGAAAGTGCAGGACGGCGTGATGCGGCTGACGGCCGCGCAGCTGTCGGCGCTGCTCGAAGGACTGGACTGGCGGCGGGTCCACGAGGCGCACCGGACACGCGTTCCGGTTCAGGCCGGCTGA
- a CDS encoding transposase, whose translation MTISEFTLKSSDLEPVRRFEVFTGSGRRREWSLEEKARIVAESYATDETVCAVARRYALSPQQLFTWRRAARQPAASRVAMSESLFVPAVVAAPTTEPTATRPPRQRKRKTARDAGVIELEIDGVAMRVGRGADAKTVAAVIRALKATS comes from the coding sequence ATGACGATTTCAGAGTTTACGCTTAAGTCCAGCGATCTGGAGCCGGTGCGGCGGTTCGAGGTTTTCACAGGCTCCGGCCGGCGGCGCGAATGGTCGCTGGAGGAGAAGGCGCGGATCGTGGCGGAAAGCTACGCGACCGACGAGACGGTTTGTGCTGTCGCGCGCCGATACGCTTTGTCTCCGCAGCAACTGTTCACCTGGCGTCGGGCCGCTCGCCAGCCGGCGGCCTCGAGGGTGGCGATGTCGGAATCGTTGTTCGTGCCAGCGGTGGTGGCGGCTCCGACGACGGAACCGACGGCGACGCGGCCGCCAAGGCAACGCAAACGGAAAACTGCCCGAGACGCCGGCGTCATCGAACTGGAGATCGACGGCGTCGCCATGCGCGTTGGCCGTGGCGCCGACGCCAAGACGGTCGCGGCAGTAATCCGCGCGCTGAAGGCGACGTCGTGA
- a CDS encoding HlyD family efflux transporter periplasmic adaptor subunit, with protein MVIYKVVVLSVVAALVSLPLITISVSVQSAGIIRPTVEKTPLVAPVSGRISRILAVENDLVAERQEVLALDDEVVEEKLRALTGDIRVKSDLARDLETLISSGTQAKDPIHLLTESAMAERAHFLNLLRENRYARRNAAEELDRAKRLFSAAAAPETAVEERAFALQTIEVQGDILARRKSAEWNQQLLDVKLRLSELTATLHELENERDLTRIRAPVSGSLEQFSGLTPGSYVQAGQTVAWVSPDAELVAEIYVSPSDIGFVRPGQSVRLQVDAFNYNQWGVIDATVLDVAQDFTLHDRSPVFKVRCALLRSRLALENGVIGHLKKGMTVTARFLLGERTLLQLLYNEADGWLNPLLAGH; from the coding sequence TTGGTCATCTACAAGGTGGTTGTGCTCTCTGTGGTTGCGGCATTGGTGTCGCTGCCACTCATCACCATATCCGTGTCTGTCCAAAGTGCCGGTATCATTCGCCCCACCGTCGAGAAGACGCCCCTGGTCGCGCCCGTCTCCGGACGCATCTCCCGCATCCTCGCCGTTGAGAACGATCTGGTTGCCGAGCGGCAGGAGGTCCTCGCCCTGGATGATGAGGTGGTTGAGGAAAAGCTCAGGGCGCTTACAGGCGATATTCGCGTAAAGAGCGATCTTGCCCGTGACCTCGAAACCCTAATCTCCTCCGGCACGCAAGCCAAGGACCCGATCCACCTCTTGACCGAGTCCGCTATGGCCGAGCGGGCGCATTTCCTCAACCTGCTGCGGGAGAACCGATATGCCCGCCGTAATGCCGCCGAGGAACTCGACCGCGCTAAGCGACTGTTCTCCGCTGCTGCAGCGCCCGAAACGGCAGTTGAGGAAAGGGCTTTCGCCCTCCAGACAATTGAGGTTCAGGGTGATATTCTCGCCCGGCGCAAATCCGCCGAATGGAACCAGCAGCTCTTAGACGTTAAGCTGCGCCTCAGCGAACTCACGGCCACCTTGCATGAGCTCGAGAACGAACGGGATCTGACCCGCATTCGAGCCCCCGTATCAGGCTCTCTCGAGCAATTCTCAGGCCTCACCCCCGGCAGCTACGTCCAGGCCGGGCAAACCGTGGCTTGGGTCTCGCCGGACGCCGAACTGGTGGCGGAAATCTACGTTTCCCCCAGCGACATCGGCTTTGTGCGACCGGGCCAGTCGGTTCGTCTGCAAGTGGATGCCTTCAACTACAATCAATGGGGTGTCATTGACGCGACAGTGCTCGACGTCGCGCAGGACTTCACTCTCCATGACCGGAGCCCGGTCTTCAAGGTCCGCTGCGCGCTCCTTCGTAGCCGTCTCGCGCTCGAGAACGGGGTCATCGGTCACCTGAAGAAAGGCATGACCGTGACGGCCCGCTTCCTCCTGGGGGAGCGAACTCTCCTGCAACTCCTCTACAATGAGGCCGACGGTTGGCTAAATCCGCTCCTGGCGGGCCACTGA
- a CDS encoding peptidase domain-containing ABC transporter, which translates to MSSKIINFKQRDITDCGAASLASVAAFYGHKLPLSRIRQYASTDRSGTTVLGLMEAARKLGFIAKGVKGGFDSLYKIPKPAIAHVIVKDVLHHFVVIQAVDARWVTVMDPAYGEVRKLSHEEFKTQWTGVLVLLVPADAFKPRDETTSPLARFARLLAPHRAVMAQALVGALVTTILGLSTAIYVQKIVDHVITAGNRNLLNLMSVAMLLILVVQVLINLLRNRLVLQTGQKIDVQLILGYYNHILSLPQNFFDSMRLGEIISRMNDAVKIRNFLNDVSINMFVDALMILSSLGMMFIYSWKIALVVAVSIPLYLSVYWIINRLNRKRQRAIMENAADLEAQLVESLGTVSTIKTSGLESFASLKVEARFIKMLHSVYSSGLISIFGDSASTFLAALFTIVLMWFGTSLTLDQSITPGELLSCYTLLGYVTRPVDSLIQTNRIVQDALIAADRLFDIFDLEPASGGGIDATKSDIGDIHLEKVTFRYGSQIELFQDLSVTFRRGEMTAVVGESGSGKSTLAALLQNVYQLEGGHIRIGRFALQDLSTVSLRKVVAAVPQSIDVFSGSVIENIALGEFEPDIEKIIRICDQIGLRESIERWPGGFHANLGENGLRLSGGERQRLALARALYRDPEILILDEATSSLDSLAEAFVLKLVEELRRAGKTIIVISHRLSTICGADKIVVLDKGRVVAEGTHADLLTAEDAYARLWRA; encoded by the coding sequence ATGTCGAGCAAGATCATCAACTTCAAACAGCGCGACATCACCGATTGCGGGGCCGCCAGCCTTGCCTCTGTCGCGGCCTTCTATGGCCACAAGCTGCCATTGTCGCGGATCCGCCAGTATGCCTCGACCGACCGCTCCGGCACCACTGTGCTGGGCCTCATGGAAGCGGCCCGCAAGCTGGGCTTTATTGCCAAGGGGGTGAAGGGTGGCTTCGACAGCCTATACAAGATCCCCAAGCCCGCTATCGCCCACGTAATCGTCAAGGACGTCCTGCACCACTTCGTCGTAATCCAGGCGGTCGACGCTAGGTGGGTCACCGTCATGGACCCAGCCTATGGCGAAGTCCGCAAGCTGTCGCACGAGGAATTCAAAACCCAATGGACTGGCGTCCTGGTGCTCCTGGTTCCAGCAGACGCCTTCAAGCCCCGCGACGAGACCACCTCACCCCTAGCTCGCTTCGCGCGTCTGCTTGCGCCACACAGGGCGGTGATGGCGCAGGCTCTTGTCGGGGCGCTGGTGACGACGATCCTCGGCCTCTCGACGGCCATTTACGTCCAGAAGATCGTCGATCATGTGATTACAGCTGGCAACCGCAACCTGCTCAACCTGATGAGCGTCGCCATGCTGCTGATCTTGGTTGTACAGGTCCTGATCAATCTCCTCAGAAACCGGCTCGTCTTGCAAACCGGGCAGAAGATTGATGTCCAGTTAATCCTCGGCTACTATAATCATATCCTAAGCCTTCCCCAGAACTTCTTCGACAGCATGCGCTTGGGCGAAATTATATCCCGCATGAACGACGCGGTGAAGATCAGGAACTTCCTGAACGACGTCTCGATCAATATGTTCGTCGACGCCCTAATGATCCTGTCCTCGCTAGGGATGATGTTCATCTATTCTTGGAAGATTGCCTTGGTCGTGGCGGTCTCCATCCCCTTGTACCTCTCGGTCTATTGGATCATCAACCGGCTGAATAGAAAGCGCCAGCGCGCCATTATGGAGAATGCCGCCGATCTGGAGGCGCAACTGGTGGAATCACTCGGAACTGTCTCCACGATCAAGACGTCCGGCCTAGAGAGCTTCGCCAGTTTAAAGGTGGAGGCCCGCTTCATCAAGATGCTGCACTCCGTCTACAGTTCCGGTCTCATTTCGATCTTCGGAGACAGTGCCTCGACCTTCCTCGCTGCCCTATTCACCATTGTGCTGATGTGGTTTGGAACGTCGCTCACCCTCGATCAATCCATTACGCCCGGTGAATTACTGTCCTGTTATACGCTGCTCGGCTATGTCACCCGGCCAGTTGACAGCCTGATCCAGACCAACCGGATCGTTCAGGATGCACTGATCGCGGCGGATCGCCTGTTCGACATCTTCGACTTGGAGCCGGCAAGCGGCGGCGGCATCGATGCCACCAAATCCGACATTGGCGACATCCACCTGGAGAAGGTCACGTTCCGCTATGGTAGCCAGATCGAGCTTTTCCAGGATCTTAGCGTCACCTTCCGCCGGGGGGAAATGACAGCGGTGGTGGGGGAAAGCGGCTCGGGCAAGAGCACCCTTGCGGCGCTGCTGCAGAATGTCTACCAGCTTGAGGGTGGACACATCCGGATAGGCCGTTTTGCCCTCCAGGACCTCTCGACCGTATCCCTGCGCAAGGTTGTCGCTGCGGTGCCGCAATCGATCGACGTGTTCTCGGGCTCGGTGATCGAGAATATCGCCCTCGGCGAGTTCGAGCCGGACATCGAGAAAATCATTCGAATCTGCGATCAAATAGGGCTGCGGGAGTCGATCGAGCGCTGGCCCGGTGGCTTCCACGCCAATCTGGGCGAGAACGGCCTACGCCTATCCGGCGGGGAAAGGCAGCGTCTTGCGTTGGCTCGGGCTCTGTACCGGGATCCGGAGATCCTCATCCTCGACGAGGCGACCTCCTCTCTCGACTCTTTGGCAGAAGCGTTTGTGCTAAAGCTGGTTGAAGAACTGCGTCGAGCCGGCAAGACTATCATCGTCATCTCTCATCGGCTCAGCACCATCTGTGGGGCCGACAAGATCGTGGTCTTGGACAAGGGGCGGGTTGTTGCGGAGGGAACGCATGCTGATCTGCTGACAGCTGAAGACGCCTACGCTCGCCTGTGGCGAGCTTGA